The genomic stretch CCTGAATCTAAAATAACATAAAATGAAGCATAACCATTAGATGAAGTAGTTGCAAAATAGGTTTTAGAGTTAACTATTAATTTAACACTTTTACCAGACAAGACTTTACTACTATTATCCATTAATAAAACTTTAAAAGTATGAGCTCCCTCATAAACAGAAGTTCCGCTTTTCCAAATGATAAAATTTGGATTTCTTTCTTTAACTGTTATATTAGTACTACCACTAGCAGGATTTATCTTAGATTCACCGTTAAATGAGTAATCAACAGTATAATTACCAATAGCTAAATTAATAGGAAGCGATACAATACCCTTACTATCAGTAATTTTTTTATAAGAATTGCCATTTACCTTAATAATCACGGTTCTTTTTTCAATTGGAATATTATTTGCAGTTAAAGCTACTTTAAATTGTGTTCCAGCACCATGACCAAAAGTAGTTGTACTTTTAACAGACAAAGCAGAATTTTTATTAGAAAGAATTATGACTTTATTAGAAGCACTTGATGAATAATAATAATTATTGCCTTTAAAATTATATTTAACTGTATATGCTCCATTAGCTAAATTTGGCAACTTAAGAGTAGCTATACCCTTGGAATTTGTTTTTTTATTATATGTTTTACCATTAATTTTAAATTTAATAATTTTTCCAGAAGGCGGAGCATATCCAAACTTATTAAGTAATTTAACTTTTATATATTTAGAATCAGCCTTTAAAAAGACATAAGAATTAGTAGTGAGTTTAGTTGATGATTTTTTAATGACTATAACTTTATTAGTTTTAGTTAAACCATCTTTATTATAAGATATTATTTTATATGTGCCTTTTTTAAGCGTATTTAATTTTAAACCAGCTACACCTTTATTATTTGTTTTTACTTTGTAGGTTTTACCATTAATCTTAAACCTGATATATTTATTGGCTAATGCTTTACCATTACTTTTTAAAAATTTTGCACTAAACTTTTTACCATCACGATAAACTTTAGATATATCACTTGCTGAAACTGTTGATAAAACCTTAACTGTATTTTTTAAAGAATAACCAGTAATAGGATCATATGCATATGCAAAGTAAGTTCCTGGTCTAAGATTAATTGCTAAACTAGCTATTCCTTTATTATTAGTCTTAATAGTATATGTTTTACCGTTAATTTTTATTTTTACATAAGTATTTGTTAATGTTTTTCCTTGTGTAGTTAAAAATGTAGCTATGTATTTTGAACTACCCTTATAATATTTATTAATATTGTTAGAAATTATTGTAGGGAGTACTTTAACATAGCTAGACAAGTTAACACTAGTATAATTTGTGTTTCCTTCATAAAAGATTTGCACTGTATAGAAAGCTGGATTAATGTAAAGTTTTACACTTGCCATGCCATTAGAATTAGTTGTAGCTTCATAATTTTTAGTATCTATTTTAATAATTATTTTTTGATTAGAAATACCTGTACCATTAGAATCTTTTAAAATGATATTATAATCAGATCCATAATATATATTTGTATTTAATACCTCTAATGTAGTATTTGTATTTGAAGAATTAGATAAAACTTCATCATCAAAAGATTTCAGTGTATCATTAAAATCTTCAAGTACCTCATCATCATTTGTTGAAACATCAGATGAGTTATCAGTTAAGTTTTCAGAAAATAAATCTGTATCATTTTCATCATTTGCAGAAATTGCACTAATCGACAAGAAAATCGTCAACACAATAAATATTAATAAATATGTCCGTTTTTTCAAAATAATTATACCTCCATAACATTTCTCTATACTTATTGTATTAATATAACATTATATCAGAAAATACTATATAAAGCTATTTATTTAATAAAACCTCCCAAAATAGTTTAATTTTTAAAAACAAATCTAAAATCACATTAATTATAAGTAATTAATAAAAATTCTAATGATTTATCCTTTAAAAAATTAATATTATCTTAAATATAATTTAAACAAAATGGAATATATGAATTTTAAAACCCTAATTAAAGCTCTTATTAAAATAAATTAACAATATCTAAAATTTTTTATAAATATAAACATACATTAAAAAAGAATTATATCTATAACCAAATAATTTAAAAAGAAACAAGTAAAAAATACTATGTATAAAGAGAAATATTAAAAAAAATAAGATCTAATGCAAGAGCATTAGATTAACCAATAACCTAAATTACAACATCTTCATAAATTTTTTCATCACTAGCTGTAATTATAACCAATTTTTCATTTTTTGCATAGTTAAACATGGATAAATTTGTATCATTAACTAAATAACCGGATTGACCATTAAAAGTAGTTTTAGTTCCACCCAAGTATGCTGCTAGTGAATCATTAGCAGGATATCCATCATATACTGCTACAGCAATAGAAATGACATCCCCCTTATCATTTTGGAATGTTTTTCCATTTGTAGTGTATGAAACACCACTACTAGAATTTGTTTGATTGTTTATTGCATAATCCTTATCTTCTTGAAAACCTGCAGGGATTTGAAAGTTTATACCATCAATAGTGATATTTTTAGCTTCTGCAGTATTATCTCCACCAAATAGGGAACCTAAATCAAATGCAGAAGCCGAACCTAATACAACCATAGCCATCAAAAATACTGATAGCAAGAATAAAACATGCTTATTACTCAATTTTATACCTCCATAAAGTATGTAATACTAATTTTGTAAGTATAAGTAAATAAAGATATAAGATTTAAATTTTAAAAAAAGAAAAATTAGTAATGACTCTGTGGAGTCATTCCTAAATGATGGTCTTCACTTTTTTTACCTGGAATTCCAAATGCATCTGCTCTACATTGAGTACATGCTCTAAATACTGGTATAATTTCTTCAACTTCATCTCTGACTTTTTCCATCATGGAACAATCAGGACGAGGATAATTTTTCAATTTAGCTAATGGAATGAGTGGCAAAATATTCATTAAAGAAGCACCTCGTTTTTTAACTTCTTTAGCAATATCAACAATGTGTTCATCATTTAATCCCGGAATTAAAACAGAATTAACCTTAACAATCATACCATTAGCTGCTGCTTTTTCAACACCATCTAATTGGTTTTTAATTAAAATTTTAACTGCTTCATATCCTTTGTATACTTTTCCTTCATATTTAATGAAAGAATAAATATCAACAGCAATGTCTGGATCAACTGCATTAATTGTTACAGTAACAGAATTTACTCCTAATTCTGCAAGTTTGTCTGCATATTTAGGAAGTAAAAGACCATTAGTACTCATGCATTTAATTAAATCAGGATGTTTTTCAGCTAATTTTTCAAAAAATTCAAAAGTTTCTTCATTAGCTAATGAATCTCCAGGTCCAGCTACCCCTACAACAGAAATAGGACCATCAGCAGTTACATTGTTAATGTGAGTTATTGCATCATCCGGATTCATAACACAACTGGCAACTCCAGGTCTATCTTCTTCATTATTAATATCCCTAGTACAAAAGTTACAAAAGATATTACATTTTGGTGCAATCGGCACATGAGCCCTACCAACTTTATCATGAACTTTTTCATTAAAGCAAGGATGTGCTTTGGTAATGTGTGCAAATCTTGAACCTTTATGTTCATTCATAATATCACTACTCCCCTTTAGTATATAACTCTGTTAATTTCTATTGATACGAACTAATTTATATACTTTTCTAAATACCTCTATTTAATTCATCAATATATTCATTAGCTTTTTCAAGCCATTCATCTTTAATAAGTTCATCTGTAGATACAACTGCAATAATATTCTCAGTAGAAACATCTTTAATGATTTTAAATCCTTCAGGCAATATCCTAAATACAGCATCATAAATTCTTCTTTGAAGATTTGAATGAGGATCATCAATTACAATATGTTCTAAGTTCATTTGATTACCTTTAATTTCAAGATTATACCTAGTAGGTTGATAAATTTCTTCTCTTGAAAATTTCATCCACAATACTTTTAAGATATTAGGAAGATAATTCTCATTTTCAACAAAAATTTTAGTAATATCATTTTCTTTATCATAAGTAAATATTGCTACATCACCAAAATTAACTGCATTGGAGGTCTTCCTCATTTTAATAGCTAAGATAAATACAGGCTCATCAGGATTAACAAAAGCTTTTAAGTCATCTACAGAGGCACCTAAAACCAAATCTTGAAAAATTTGTTTTATAATTATTTCATAAACTTCTGCACCACTTTTATCATAGCATTCGATTAACATACAACCAATCCTATTTATTTAATCATGTCTATGTCCCATACCAGATACTAAAAGTGCTGCTCCAACAGCACCAATATGTTGTGAATATTCAGGGACAATAATATCGATCCCTCCTAAAGTTTCACTTACAGCTTCAACAAGACCAGATATTAAACTAGTTCCTCCTACTTGAATTAAAGGCTCACGAATGTCAATTTCTTGAAGTTGCTGTTCATAAACTTGTTCAGATACAGAATGACAAGCTGCAGCTGCAACATCCTCCTTAGAGCCACCAGCAGCAAGAGTAGTAACAAGGTCTTGGATACCAAACACAATACAATAACTGTTTAACATTGCTTTTCTCCAATCACCTCTAACGGCTAGAGGACCTAATTCAGTAATATCCACATCCAACCTACGAGAAGTCATATCTAAAAATCTTCCAGATGCACCTGCACAAATACCCCCCATAGTAAAATTATCAGGAATACCATTATTAACAGTTATTACTTTATTATCCATACCACCAATATCTAATACAGTAGCTTCACCTTTTTGAGAATCTGCTAAATATACTGCACCTTTTGCATTTACAGATAATTCTTCTTGAATCAATTCAGCCTTAAACTCTTGACCCATTGTAAATCTACCATACCCAGTTGTTCCAATACCATCAACATCATCCCAACCATAATCAGTGCTAGCAAAAGCTTCTGATGCTGCAATTTGAGCTGATTCAATAACATCCTTAGTAGCAGTCCAACCAGTTCCAATAACTTGATTGTTTTCCATCAATACTGCTTTTGTAGTTGTGGAACCAGAGTCTAAACCAAGAGTAAGTCCTTCTTGTTTTTCACGAGCTAAAATACTTCTACGTGTTACAGTTGTAGCTAATGCCTCCATACGGATAAATAGTTCATCTGCTTTTGTTCTTTCTGTAAATGAATATGTAACCACAGGAATACGAGTATTATTCTGAATAAAACGTCTTACTTCATTTCTAACTAAAGCCGCTTCAGCACATCTAAAACAAGTTGCAATAAATACCGCATCAGGTTTACATCTACCTTCAACAATAGCCATTGCTCTTGCAATCATTAATTTTAAACTTGAACTTTGAGCTGAAAATCCAAATTTTTCATAAGATTCATCAATATAATCTAAATCAATTTCTGGAAGAATAATTTCAGCACCAAATTTATTAGCTGCCTTTTCAATCTCTTTTTGAATTCCACTATATTCAGTTCCACATGAAACTAATGCGATTTTAACCATATTATTCCTCCTCACTTTCTTCAAGAGAATCTACAAAATTATTAATATTATTTACCATCATATATGTTTCATCTTGATTAGTAGGATAAGTAAGTTCTAAAATTGGAATATCTTTATTTCTAAGTAAGAAAATTGATAGTTCATTAGTCCTAGCACAACCAATACAACCAAACCCATATGGTGCATTATCTACTATAATAGCTGCTTCTGCATCATCTATAAGTGGTCCAATAATAGACATTCTACCACGAACCCCTGAAGGAACCTCAATAGCAGCATATTTAAGACCCTTAATAGGATCTTCTTCTGTAATATTCATAGGAGGGGAATCAATTTCCGGATCCTTAATTTTTTTCCTAATTTGTTTTTGAAGAACTAAAGGAGTATGACCTTTCCTTTCAATTAAATCTGCCAACACTAATGAGTTTGGAGGATAAATAGCTATATTCACCATATTTTTCACCTATCATCTATTTTTTATCTAAAACTTCATTCATAATAGCTTTAAATTCGTCAACGTCAATTGGTTTTTTTTCTTCAACTTCCACTTCTTTTGGATTTTCTAAAGCTTCAGAAACAAAACCTAAAATTTTATATTCTTTTTCCATTTGATGGAAACCTTCTCTAGGTCCAAATCTATGACCCCTACATCTCCTAGGATCACCTGGAGCAAAACCTCTCTCTTTAGTAAAAATATGATTTGGATCTAATTTTCTTACTTCCTTAATGGCTTTATAAACATCTGCAGATTTACCACTAATCATAGCTCCATAACAAGTATTTTTAACTGTTAATGGCAAATCTAACATGTGAAACTCATGTGCCACTTCTGCTTCACTTACATGAGCTCCCGGACCAATAAAAATCATACGAGTAATAACATCAGGGTCCCAATCCTCCTTACCCAATTTCGGACTAATACATAGATTCTGTGACATAAACTACAACTCCTTCTTTAATCTTTTCTAGTCTTTTAGGATCTGAAACAATCTTTCCAACCATATTAGTTGCATTAAATGATTCAGCAGTTGGTCCAAATTCCTTATTATCTTCAAATCGTACACCAATTAAACCAGCACTTTTTGATGCCATATTCGTAATACCAATTGTGCATGAAGGAACAATATCTGTCGGATTGTTTTCAGGAATAAGACCTTTAGCTAACTTCTTATCACCCTCAAAAATGAGAATGTGCATACCAGGTACTGAAAAATGAACTTTAATACTTCCAATTGGATTTTCTAAAAGTCCTGATAAGAATTTAAAGTATTTTACAGACCTTGGAGCATTTTCCGTGAATTTAATTTCGCATAAATCCTCTTTATTAATTGCTTTAGTTACAACTTTACCTTCTCTTAAAATATCAATTGTATGTTTCGGTGATTGCTCAACAATTAAAGCATCATCTGCCACTACCCCCTCACGAATCTGCTCAACACCTGCCGCATTTAATAATGCTTCAGCACCTGCTTGTGAATGATTTAATAATAATAACCTTTGTTGCTCTGATTTAACTGTAATATATTCATTTTCCCTTGCACAATCAATAAGTTCCATTCCATGAACAACTTGCCCAACAGTCGTGTGATTTGGAGTTAAAACCCGATTTTGCCTATAAATGTAAAGTCTTCCAACACCTTTACCATCATTTCTAATGGTCATTGTTCCCCTATTTCTTAGTGTTGTATTTTCTTTAGGTTTTTTAATTCCTTCTAATTCATAAAAACCTGCAAAAGATTCACTATCATAGTCAACTTGGATTTTACCAGATTCAACAATAGAAAACAAATGTTCAACACAAACTGGCGAGTTTTCATCAATATCAAATGAAATATAAGTAAATAGTTCGTTCCCCTCTTCTAAAATAACATTTAAATCAGACACAGAAGCACTATCAGTAGTTGTGCTTCTTTCAACTATTGGTTCAATAGCTGTTATTCTATCATCATCAGTTAGAGAATTTAAAGTTTTTTTACCACCAATAATTTTTGCAAAAATACCTTTATTGAATGGAGGAACCGCATATACATTAGTAGTATTTTCTTTAAGCATGATTAAATGAGTAGATTCATTACTAAAACTAGATAAACTTAAAACAACATCTCCCTCAAAATATTTATGTTCATCAGAAGTAGGTTCTAACTCAGTTACAATAGGACCAATAGCTACTTCATTTGGAGTAGACCATCTAATAGACAAATCAACAAATTCTTCATACTTATTTTTCCAAACATCAACTAAAGGTTTCGCCTCTTCAGATTCATCTAATTGTATAATAATTGAACCTATATTAGTCTTAATTTTATATTTGCTAATATTTTTCTCCAGCTCTTCTTTGCCTTTTATCAAACAAACAATACTGTTAGGAGAATAAGGAGCATTAGTTTTATCAATTACATCTCTAATTGAAGAACCCTCTGCCACATCAATTTCTTCCCCATTAATTTTGATTAACATACAATCTCCTAATAACTAATTTTTAATAAATATAAATATACCTTTGATAGTATAAAATAGTTACATATTTAATTCGTAAAAACAAAAATATAATTAAACACAAAATACTAATAATAAATAGGAGGATAATAATGAAAATTGAAAAAAAACATATCTTAATTATCATTGGAGTATTAATGATTGTATGTGCCATTTCAGCCGTTGATGCCTATACTGGAACTGGATTTTCACATGACATTCCTTTATCAAAGTATAGTGACAGTTCTTATAAAAATATTTTAGATAAGTATAATGATACTGAATGTGAAGCTGAAGTAAGTGGAATATGCACAAGAGTTGTTGATGGAGATACAATTTATGTAGATGGTGTTGGAAAAGTACGTTTTGTTGGAGTAAATACTCCTGAAAATGGTGTTGAAGGTGGAGATGTATCTAAATACTTTGTTCAAAAACTATGTATGAATCAAGAAGTAGGATTAGATATTGATGATTCTAAACAACAAGACAAGTATGGGAGAACCTTAGCTGTTGTTATTATTGATGATAAAAATTTAAATGAAATGCTTTTAAAAGAAGGTCTTGCAGAAATAATGTACATTCCTCCAAGTGAATTTGATCCATATTCTTGGAGTAATGGAAGTACAGATATAAATGAGCATGCTCATTCTAAATCAACTGATACATCATCAGATAGTTCTGGAAAATATGTAGCTAGCATGAATTCAGATAAATTCCATAAACCTAGCTGTAGATGGGCAGAAAAAATATATGAGCAAAATAAAATTTCATTTAATTCAAGAGAATCAGCAATAAATAATGGATATCAACCTTGTAAAGTTTGTAATCCTTAAAAAATAATTAAATCATTTAAACAAGAAAATTGGATTATTTTCTTGATTAAATACTTCTATTTTTTTATCATCATATTTTAAATAAAGCGAAGAGCCGGAAGTTATCTCACCAACGACATTAGCAACAATTGAATACTTAGATAAGTACTCTTTTATATAATTACAATTCTTCTCATCTGCAGTGAAAACAAAACCTGAACCTGGATATGATTTTAACCAATTTTCCCACTCAACAGAATCATTTTTAGGAATTTCTTCTAGATTAACAATAGCTCCTTTTTTAGATGTTTCTAAAAGCATTTCCAAAGTTCCAATAATACCCGGATTTGAAATATCTTTTCCAGATTTAATGTAATCTTTTTCAGCTAAATACTGAACTGCAGAAATCTGATCCTGAACTAATTGTTTATCTTTATCATAAGTAGTATCCCAATTTAGAGAAAACATTTCATGAGATTTGCCATCTAAATCAATAGCTACTATAATCTTATCACCAACTTCTGCAGAAAAACTAGTAATTAGCTTATCTTTTTGAGCAATACCTACAATAGCTACACCTAATGAATCACAATCCCCATCAGGATGCAAATGCCCTCCAACCATTGGAACACCAAATTTTAAGCAACCATCTTTAATTCCTTTTAACAACTCTTCATAAATTTCATCATTGCTAATAGACATTATATTTACCATAGCTAATGGTTTACCCCCCATTGCAGCAATATCATTGACATTCACCAAAACAGAACAATATCCAGCCCAATAAGGATTAACATTCATTATTTTTCCCCATATACCATCAGCAGCTACTAAAATAACTTGATTATTTCCAATATCAATAGCTGAAGCATCATCACCAATATCAATAACAACGTCCCCTGAAACATTGTATGCATCGCCTAAAAGAGAAATAACATTATCAATGGAACTTTTACGAGAAACCCCTTCAAATTCTTGAATTGATTTTACAAGTTTTTCAAAATCCAAAAAAACACATCCATTTATTAGTAATAGTTAATTTTATATTTACAATTAATATCTTTTATTATTTTAATAATTTCTAATTTAATATCATCTATACCCTCAAATGTATAAATAATCTGTTTATTATCGAATAACTTTTTATTGATTTTGCGACCAACAATATCATCAAATCCACTTTCAAGTTCAAAAATAATGGAATTTTTTGTTTTAAATCCATTTTCAACCACTTTATCTAAATCTCCATCTGTAATTCCAACAATTGGAATATTAAACCTATATAAAATATCTGATGAAATCAATGTTGTATCATCACCAATCGTGATTACTAAGTTACAATCCCTAAATTTATACACATCTTCACCAGCATGGTCAAGAAAAGCTACTTTAAAATTATCTAATTTATTATTTCCAATAATACGAGGTTTAACTTTAGATTTTCTTAAAAGACCAGTTTTTATAATTGCATTACTTAAATCAACCCTTCCTAATTTTTCAAGGCCGTGTTCTTTAAGTTCACCTCCAACAATATCAACAATATATCCATCTTTAGCTATAAGTTTAAGTTTATCCGAATTAGTTTTTCCAATAACAACACTATTGACCATTATATTTTCAAAAGGACTTACACCATGGACAATTCTTTCAACCTGAGTATTTAAATCCCCATCATTTTTTATATGCATATTAAAAATCTCTTCTGGTTTCACAATAGCTAAATTTAATTTATTAGCTATTTCAAAAGCTAATTTACAATCACTATTCCAATTAATGACACTGCCATCAACCTCACCTGGTCTTTCAATTTGAATTATAGGAATGTTATTTTTATTAATTTTGTTTTTATAATGACTATAAACTTTATATCCAAAAACATGACCTGTCGCATCAGATTTTCCATAATTTAATAAAAATATTACATCAACATCATTATCATTAAACATTTTTAAAGAATCACTTGGAACTAATTTTCTAGAAATATCAATAATATTTTCTAAAGATGCATCTATTACTGCAGTTCTGCCCATTGTTCCACCTAACCTTGCAGATACCTTCCCATAATTAGATAATAATTCAATTAATTTAATTGCATAACCAGAATCAATAATATTAGGACCATGAACTACAACACCAATTTTCATTTATTCACCCTAATTCTTTTCTTAAATATTTTAGATCCACATACCTCACAATCATCAAAAGGATAATCTTCACTATATTGTTTTTTACAACCACTACATACTTTTTTCCAATTGTATATTTCCTTAATTCC from Methanobrevibacter oralis encodes the following:
- a CDS encoding methanogenesis marker 6 protein; the protein is MSQNLCISPKLGKEDWDPDVITRMIFIGPGAHVSEAEVAHEFHMLDLPLTVKNTCYGAMISGKSADVYKAIKEVRKLDPNHIFTKERGFAPGDPRRCRGHRFGPREGFHQMEKEYKILGFVSEALENPKEVEVEEKKPIDVDEFKAIMNEVLDKK
- a CDS encoding DUF2117 domain-containing protein, which translates into the protein MKIGVVVHGPNIIDSGYAIKLIELLSNYGKVSARLGGTMGRTAVIDASLENIIDISRKLVPSDSLKMFNDNDVDVIFLLNYGKSDATGHVFGYKVYSHYKNKINKNNIPIIQIERPGEVDGSVINWNSDCKLAFEIANKLNLAIVKPEEIFNMHIKNDGDLNTQVERIVHGVSPFENIMVNSVVIGKTNSDKLKLIAKDGYIVDIVGGELKEHGLEKLGRVDLSNAIIKTGLLRKSKVKPRIIGNNKLDNFKVAFLDHAGEDVYKFRDCNLVITIGDDTTLISSDILYRFNIPIVGITDGDLDKVVENGFKTKNSIIFELESGFDDIVGRKINKKLFDNKQIIYTFEGIDDIKLEIIKIIKDINCKYKINYY
- a CDS encoding methanogenesis marker 17 protein, producing MLIECYDKSGAEVYEIIIKQIFQDLVLGASVDDLKAFVNPDEPVFILAIKMRKTSNAVNFGDVAIFTYDKENDITKIFVENENYLPNILKVLWMKFSREEIYQPTRYNLEIKGNQMNLEHIVIDDPHSNLQRRIYDAVFRILPEGFKIIKDVSTENIIAVVSTDELIKDEWLEKANEYIDELNRGI
- the mmp3 gene encoding methyl-coenzyme M reductase-associated protein Mmp3, whose protein sequence is MLIKINGEEIDVAEGSSIRDVIDKTNAPYSPNSIVCLIKGKEELEKNISKYKIKTNIGSIIIQLDESEEAKPLVDVWKNKYEEFVDLSIRWSTPNEVAIGPIVTELEPTSDEHKYFEGDVVLSLSSFSNESTHLIMLKENTTNVYAVPPFNKGIFAKIIGGKKTLNSLTDDDRITAIEPIVERSTTTDSASVSDLNVILEEGNELFTYISFDIDENSPVCVEHLFSIVESGKIQVDYDSESFAGFYELEGIKKPKENTTLRNRGTMTIRNDGKGVGRLYIYRQNRVLTPNHTTVGQVVHGMELIDCARENEYITVKSEQQRLLLLNHSQAGAEALLNAAGVEQIREGVVADDALIVEQSPKHTIDILREGKVVTKAINKEDLCEIKFTENAPRSVKYFKFLSGLLENPIGSIKVHFSVPGMHILIFEGDKKLAKGLIPENNPTDIVPSCTIGITNMASKSAGLIGVRFEDNKEFGPTAESFNATNMVGKIVSDPKRLEKIKEGVVVYVTESMY
- a CDS encoding methanogenesis marker 15 protein — encoded protein: MVKIALVSCGTEYSGIQKEIEKAANKFGAEIILPEIDLDYIDESYEKFGFSAQSSSLKLMIARAMAIVEGRCKPDAVFIATCFRCAEAALVRNEVRRFIQNNTRIPVVTYSFTERTKADELFIRMEALATTVTRRSILAREKQEGLTLGLDSGSTTTKAVLMENNQVIGTGWTATKDVIESAQIAASEAFASTDYGWDDVDGIGTTGYGRFTMGQEFKAELIQEELSVNAKGAVYLADSQKGEATVLDIGGMDNKVITVNNGIPDNFTMGGICAGASGRFLDMTSRRLDVDITELGPLAVRGDWRKAMLNSYCIVFGIQDLVTTLAAGGSKEDVAAAACHSVSEQVYEQQLQEIDIREPLIQVGGTSLISGLVEAVSETLGGIDIIVPEYSQHIGAVGAALLVSGMGHRHD
- a CDS encoding methanogenesis marker 2 protein, with the protein product MDFEKLVKSIQEFEGVSRKSSIDNVISLLGDAYNVSGDVVIDIGDDASAIDIGNNQVILVAADGIWGKIMNVNPYWAGYCSVLVNVNDIAAMGGKPLAMVNIMSISNDEIYEELLKGIKDGCLKFGVPMVGGHLHPDGDCDSLGVAIVGIAQKDKLITSFSAEVGDKIIVAIDLDGKSHEMFSLNWDTTYDKDKQLVQDQISAVQYLAEKDYIKSGKDISNPGIIGTLEMLLETSKKGAIVNLEEIPKNDSVEWENWLKSYPGSGFVFTADEKNCNYIKEYLSKYSIVANVVGEITSGSSLYLKYDDKKIEVFNQENNPIFLFK
- a CDS encoding thermonuclease family protein, translating into MKIEKKHILIIIGVLMIVCAISAVDAYTGTGFSHDIPLSKYSDSSYKNILDKYNDTECEAEVSGICTRVVDGDTIYVDGVGKVRFVGVNTPENGVEGGDVSKYFVQKLCMNQEVGLDIDDSKQQDKYGRTLAVVIIDDKNLNEMLLKEGLAEIMYIPPSEFDPYSWSNGSTDINEHAHSKSTDTSSDSSGKYVASMNSDKFHKPSCRWAEKIYEQNKISFNSRESAINNGYQPCKVCNP
- a CDS encoding methanogenesis marker 5 protein, which produces MVNIAIYPPNSLVLADLIERKGHTPLVLQKQIRKKIKDPEIDSPPMNITEEDPIKGLKYAAIEVPSGVRGRMSIIGPLIDDAEAAIIVDNAPYGFGCIGCARTNELSIFLLRNKDIPILELTYPTNQDETYMMVNNINNFVDSLEESEEE
- a CDS encoding transglutaminase domain-containing protein, translating into MSISAISANDENDTDLFSENLTDNSSDVSTNDDEVLEDFNDTLKSFDDEVLSNSSNTNTTLEVLNTNIYYGSDYNIILKDSNGTGISNQKIIIKIDTKNYEATTNSNGMASVKLYINPAFYTVQIFYEGNTNYTSVNLSSYVKVLPTIISNNINKYYKGSSKYIATFLTTQGKTLTNTYVKIKINGKTYTIKTNNKGIASLAINLRPGTYFAYAYDPITGYSLKNTVKVLSTVSASDISKVYRDGKKFSAKFLKSNGKALANKYIRFKINGKTYKVKTNNKGVAGLKLNTLKKGTYKIISYNKDGLTKTNKVIVIKKSSTKLTTNSYVFLKADSKYIKVKLLNKFGYAPPSGKIIKFKINGKTYNKKTNSKGIATLKLPNLANGAYTVKYNFKGNNYYYSSSASNKVIILSNKNSALSVKSTTTFGHGAGTQFKVALTANNIPIEKRTVIIKVNGNSYKKITDSKGIVSLPINLAIGNYTVDYSFNGESKINPASGSTNITVKERNPNFIIWKSGTSVYEGAHTFKVLLMDNSSKVLSGKSVKLIVNSKTYFATTSSNGYASFYVILDSGNFSANIQFAGDNSYAPSSNITKLIVKSKYIAVNLSDIISGAKSLKNYYAKYNKLPSEVVAGKCSYKVAEFLYLMSKAIDNLGKSKTTPVTAIKVANPTFPSGNTINSKNLSKTNYLTLAKNVENYIKSNGRAPNYASSSVGNIIYQELANSFSKILDYYATNNKLPNYVTINYKMQYSNNIITLAKQLTSGLTSNKAKANALFVWVRDNIDYSFYYNTVKGASKTLITKSGNCCDQAQLLVALARSAGLSARFATGYCTFTSGNTYGHVWVQIYVNGAWHALDTTSSRNTYNKINNWNTASYTPRGIYNTLPY
- a CDS encoding radical SAM protein, whose product is MNEHKGSRFAHITKAHPCFNEKVHDKVGRAHVPIAPKCNIFCNFCTRDINNEEDRPGVASCVMNPDDAITHINNVTADGPISVVGVAGPGDSLANEETFEFFEKLAEKHPDLIKCMSTNGLLLPKYADKLAELGVNSVTVTINAVDPDIAVDIYSFIKYEGKVYKGYEAVKILIKNQLDGVEKAAANGMIVKVNSVLIPGLNDEHIVDIAKEVKKRGASLMNILPLIPLAKLKNYPRPDCSMMEKVRDEVEEIIPVFRACTQCRADAFGIPGKKSEDHHLGMTPQSHY